The Bryobacteraceae bacterium genome includes a window with the following:
- a CDS encoding acetaldehyde dehydrogenase (acetylating): protein MPHEPDALSLEEVRTKAELAHAAWLHYAKFTQEQVDAIVEAVAAAGRAEARRLAQMAVDETGMGNVEDKTAKNLLCTDILPRWMRGMRTLGVLREIPEQRVTEIGTPVGVVAAICPTTNPTSTAFFKILIALKSGNGVVLSPHPRAKECTCTAAGIAMEAAEKAGAPRGLIQCLERPTLEATQELMKHPKTAVILATGGAGMVRAAYSSGKPAYGVGPGNVPILIDASADLPAAVRLVVEGKKFDFGTVCSSEQTVVAERRLRETILAELKRNGAYLMSDAERAAVEKTLFSGGARVRGECVGKSPQKIAEMAGFSVPQETTILAGEIAGIGKDYPLSAEKLSPVLALYWVDDIEAGIQACEAILRFGGIGHTAVIHARAEDRVAEFARRVPAYRVLVNTSSPQGSVGITTNLQPSMTLGCGAIGGNVTSDNVGPQHLINIKRVAWAVRTPQEAMGRQDGGLSAADRAALVAAVERYLAERGFAVTASGARAAVAAALPAGSPAAPPASAREIPAEAVAGAVDRFLSRAGAPPAPACACSREKPAAPPASAQPAAEKPPEPPAPKIEIVDFVCEADVREAIAKKKKIFIGKKTIVTPAARDAAAADEILVMAER from the coding sequence ATGCCGCACGAGCCGGACGCACTGTCCCTGGAGGAAGTCCGCACGAAGGCGGAGCTGGCGCACGCCGCCTGGCTGCACTACGCGAAGTTCACTCAGGAGCAGGTGGACGCCATCGTCGAAGCCGTCGCAGCCGCCGGGCGCGCGGAGGCGCGCCGGCTGGCCCAGATGGCGGTCGACGAGACCGGCATGGGCAACGTGGAAGACAAGACGGCCAAGAACCTTCTGTGCACGGACATCCTGCCCCGGTGGATGCGCGGCATGCGCACTCTCGGCGTTCTGCGGGAGATTCCGGAACAGCGCGTCACCGAAATCGGCACGCCCGTGGGCGTGGTGGCCGCGATCTGCCCGACGACCAATCCCACTTCGACCGCCTTTTTCAAGATCCTCATCGCGCTGAAATCCGGCAATGGAGTCGTTCTCAGCCCGCACCCGCGAGCCAAAGAATGCACCTGCACCGCAGCCGGCATCGCCATGGAGGCGGCTGAAAAGGCAGGAGCGCCGCGCGGACTGATCCAGTGCCTTGAAAGGCCGACCCTCGAAGCCACGCAGGAACTGATGAAGCACCCGAAGACCGCCGTCATTCTGGCGACCGGCGGAGCGGGCATGGTGCGCGCTGCGTACTCCTCCGGCAAGCCTGCCTACGGCGTGGGGCCAGGCAACGTGCCCATCCTGATCGACGCTTCCGCCGATCTGCCGGCCGCCGTGCGGTTGGTGGTGGAGGGCAAGAAGTTCGACTTTGGCACAGTCTGCTCCAGCGAACAGACGGTGGTGGCCGAAAGGCGGCTGCGGGAAACGATCCTGGCCGAGCTGAAGCGCAACGGCGCCTACCTGATGAGCGATGCCGAAAGGGCTGCGGTCGAAAAGACGCTGTTCAGCGGCGGCGCGCGCGTGCGCGGCGAGTGCGTGGGCAAATCGCCGCAGAAAATTGCGGAAATGGCCGGGTTTTCCGTGCCTCAGGAGACAACGATTCTCGCAGGCGAAATTGCGGGAATCGGCAAGGATTACCCTCTCTCAGCCGAAAAGCTTTCCCCGGTTCTGGCTCTGTATTGGGTGGACGATATCGAGGCCGGCATCCAGGCCTGCGAGGCGATTCTCCGTTTCGGCGGCATCGGCCACACCGCGGTGATCCATGCGCGCGCCGAGGACCGGGTGGCCGAATTCGCACGGCGCGTGCCTGCTTACCGCGTGCTGGTCAACACGTCTTCGCCTCAGGGCTCGGTGGGCATCACGACGAACCTCCAGCCTTCGATGACGCTGGGCTGCGGCGCGATCGGCGGCAATGTGACCTCTGACAACGTCGGGCCTCAGCATCTGATCAACATCAAGCGCGTCGCCTGGGCTGTGCGGACGCCTCAGGAAGCGATGGGGCGGCAGGACGGCGGGTTGAGCGCAGCCGACCGCGCCGCGCTGGTGGCGGCTGTCGAACGCTACCTCGCGGAGCGCGGCTTCGCCGTCACGGCATCGGGCGCGCGGGCGGCTGTGGCTGCCGCTCTGCCTGCCGGTTCGCCGGCTGCGCCCCCTGCATCCGCGAGAGAGATACCCGCCGAGGCGGTGGCCGGCGCCGTGGATCGTTTCCTCAGCCGCGCGGGCGCTCCGCCGGCGCCTGCCTGCGCCTGCTCCCGGGAGAAGCCGGCTGCGCCGCCGGCAAGCGCGCAGCCCGCCGCGGAAAAACCTCCCGAACCGCCCGCGCCGAAAATCGAGATCGTGGATTTCGTCTGCGAAGCCGACGTCCGGGAAGCGATCGCGAAGAAGAAGAAAATTTTCATCGGGAAAAAGACCAT
- the cchA gene encoding carboxysome shell protein, whose protein sequence is MEALGMVETKGLIGAIEAADAMVKTANVVLTGKEYVGAAYVVVTVRGDVGAVKAATDAGAAAARRVGELIAVHVIPNPHEETEKVIPANHAKK, encoded by the coding sequence ATGGAAGCATTGGGCATGGTCGAGACCAAAGGGCTGATCGGCGCGATCGAGGCCGCTGACGCCATGGTGAAGACGGCGAACGTCGTGCTCACGGGGAAAGAGTATGTGGGCGCGGCCTATGTTGTCGTGACCGTACGCGGCGACGTGGGCGCCGTGAAGGCGGCTACCGATGCCGGCGCGGCGGCGGCGCGGCGCGTGGGCGAGTTGATCGCCGTTCACGTGATCCCCAATCCGCACGAGGAAACCGAGAAGGTCATTCCCGCCAATCACGCGAAAAAGTAA